A stretch of the Capsicum annuum cultivar UCD-10X-F1 chromosome 10, UCD10Xv1.1, whole genome shotgun sequence genome encodes the following:
- the LOC107845787 gene encoding single-stranded DNA-binding protein WHY2, mitochondrial isoform X2 → MTMSKLTRLLHPRNQLLLNKLPVEGVKDSIWQHAINTFAGFSSVRQYGAADGKLAGRVFAPYSVFKGKAALSAEPRLPTFNKMDSGVVKLNRRGVIMLTFWPSIGERKYDWEKRQLFALSATEVGSLISMGTKDSCEFFHDPSMQSSNAGQVRKSLSIKSNADGTGYFVSLSVVNNNLKTNDRFTVPVTTAEFAVMRTAFSFALPHIMGWDRFTNRPSECISQSPAKVVPQLTEVEWCR, encoded by the exons ATGACGATGTCGAAACTCACTCGCCTTCTGCACCCCAG GAATCAATTGTTGCTTAACAAACTGCCTGTAGAGGGTGTCAAAGATTCTATCTGGCAGCATGCCATCAACACTTTTGCAGGCTTTTCTAGTGTTCGACAGTATGGTGCAGCTGATG GAAAATTGGCAGGTCGAGTGTTTGCTCCATACTCAGTATTTAAAGGCAAAGCAGCACTTTCTGCTGAACCTAGGCTGCCCACATTTAATAAAATGGAT TCTGGAGTTGTTAAACTCAATCGACGTGGTGTCATTATGTTGACGTTCTGGCCATCTATTGGCGAGCGCAAATATGACTGGGAAAAGAGGCAG TTGTTTGCTTTATCAGCAACAGAGGTTGGATCATTGATAAGCATGGGGACCAAAGATTCTTGTGAATTCTTCCATGATCCTTCAATGCAGTCAAG TAATGCTGGCCAAGTTAGAAAAAGCTTGTCAATTAAGTCAAATGCTGATGGCACTGGTTATTTTGTTTCGTTGA GTGTTGTCAACAATAATCTCAAAACCAATGATCGGTTTACTGTTCCTGTTACTACTGCTGAGTTTGCTGTTATGCGAACAGCATTCAGT TTTGCATTGCCTCACATCATGGGATGGGATCGCTTCACTAATCGGCCTTCAGAATGCATCTCCCAAAGTCCCGCAAAGGTGGTTCCACAACTTACGGAGGTGGAGTGGTGTAGATGA
- the LOC107845787 gene encoding single-stranded DNA-binding protein WHY2, mitochondrial isoform X1 — MTMSKLTRLLHPRNQLLLNKLPVEGVKDSIWQHAINTFAGFSSVRQYGAADAGKLAGRVFAPYSVFKGKAALSAEPRLPTFNKMDSGVVKLNRRGVIMLTFWPSIGERKYDWEKRQLFALSATEVGSLISMGTKDSCEFFHDPSMQSSNAGQVRKSLSIKSNADGTGYFVSLSVVNNNLKTNDRFTVPVTTAEFAVMRTAFSFALPHIMGWDRFTNRPSECISQSPAKVVPQLTEVEWCR, encoded by the exons ATGACGATGTCGAAACTCACTCGCCTTCTGCACCCCAG GAATCAATTGTTGCTTAACAAACTGCCTGTAGAGGGTGTCAAAGATTCTATCTGGCAGCATGCCATCAACACTTTTGCAGGCTTTTCTAGTGTTCGACAGTATGGTGCAGCTGATG CAGGAAAATTGGCAGGTCGAGTGTTTGCTCCATACTCAGTATTTAAAGGCAAAGCAGCACTTTCTGCTGAACCTAGGCTGCCCACATTTAATAAAATGGAT TCTGGAGTTGTTAAACTCAATCGACGTGGTGTCATTATGTTGACGTTCTGGCCATCTATTGGCGAGCGCAAATATGACTGGGAAAAGAGGCAG TTGTTTGCTTTATCAGCAACAGAGGTTGGATCATTGATAAGCATGGGGACCAAAGATTCTTGTGAATTCTTCCATGATCCTTCAATGCAGTCAAG TAATGCTGGCCAAGTTAGAAAAAGCTTGTCAATTAAGTCAAATGCTGATGGCACTGGTTATTTTGTTTCGTTGA GTGTTGTCAACAATAATCTCAAAACCAATGATCGGTTTACTGTTCCTGTTACTACTGCTGAGTTTGCTGTTATGCGAACAGCATTCAGT TTTGCATTGCCTCACATCATGGGATGGGATCGCTTCACTAATCGGCCTTCAGAATGCATCTCCCAAAGTCCCGCAAAGGTGGTTCCACAACTTACGGAGGTGGAGTGGTGTAGATGA